Proteins co-encoded in one Bremerella sp. TYQ1 genomic window:
- a CDS encoding DUF3419 family protein has translation MALVSWVRGRVFNFVHRNNLVYNTCWEDPRLDRVALEIQPHHNVMVITSAGCNALDYVLAGANHVYAVDMNPRQNALLDLKKAGIQNLEYEDFFSMFGKGQLLDFKDIYKSKLRGSLPEWSRSYWDRKIKYFRPRKKRSFYFRGTSGAFAKVVNMYVENVLRMRPLVLDLLDAKNLDEQREIFEVIDRKLWTGPLKFAMSRDTTWSLVGVPRAQREHLEKQYANGIVDFVQDNMRAVFAELPIQDNYFWRVYVTGQYTEACCPEYLKPDNFQKLKDGLVHKVSTHTDSVQHFLEKHDDHPVHRLVLLDHQDWLTDKLYFALVNEWQAITNRLAGQEDSRIIWRTGGLNTDFVDEVEITHNGQKKQVGELLTYNQELADELHVKDRVHTYGAFRIADIAA, from the coding sequence ATGGCATTGGTTAGCTGGGTTCGAGGTCGTGTCTTTAACTTCGTTCACCGTAACAACTTAGTTTACAATACCTGCTGGGAAGACCCTCGCTTGGATCGGGTCGCCCTGGAGATTCAACCTCATCACAACGTGATGGTGATTACCTCGGCTGGTTGCAACGCCCTGGACTATGTCCTGGCAGGTGCCAACCATGTTTACGCCGTGGACATGAATCCCCGTCAGAATGCTCTGCTCGACTTGAAGAAAGCAGGCATCCAGAACTTGGAGTATGAAGACTTCTTCTCCATGTTCGGCAAAGGGCAGTTGCTCGACTTCAAAGACATCTACAAGTCGAAGCTTCGAGGATCATTGCCAGAATGGTCTCGCAGCTACTGGGACCGGAAGATCAAATACTTCCGTCCTCGTAAAAAGCGAAGCTTCTACTTCCGCGGAACGTCCGGTGCATTCGCCAAAGTGGTGAACATGTACGTCGAGAACGTCCTGCGAATGCGTCCGCTCGTGCTCGATTTGCTCGATGCGAAAAATCTCGATGAACAACGCGAGATCTTCGAGGTGATCGACCGCAAGTTGTGGACTGGCCCGTTGAAGTTTGCGATGAGCCGCGACACCACATGGAGCCTTGTTGGCGTGCCGCGAGCCCAACGCGAACACCTCGAAAAACAGTACGCCAATGGTATTGTTGACTTCGTACAAGACAACATGCGTGCTGTCTTTGCCGAGTTGCCGATCCAGGACAACTATTTCTGGCGGGTCTATGTGACCGGTCAATACACGGAAGCTTGCTGTCCAGAATATCTCAAGCCAGACAACTTCCAGAAGCTGAAGGATGGCCTGGTCCACAAAGTCAGCACCCATACCGATTCGGTTCAGCACTTCCTGGAAAAGCATGACGATCATCCGGTCCATCGCTTAGTGCTGCTGGACCATCAAGACTGGCTGACCGACAAGCTTTACTTCGCACTCGTCAACGAATGGCAAGCGATTACCAATCGCCTGGCCGGCCAGGAAGACTCGCGAATCATCTGGCGAACCGGTGGCTTGAACACCGACTTTGTTGACGAAGTCGAAATCACCCACAATGGTCAAAAGAAACAAGTGGGCGAACTTTTGACATACAACCAGGAACTAGCGGACGAGCTTCACGTCAAGGATCGCGTGCATACCTACGGGGCGTTCCGAATCGCGGATATCGCTGCCTAA
- a CDS encoding NAD(P)/FAD-dependent oxidoreductase: MATSGGYYDCVVIGAGHNGLITAAYLAKAGKKVAVLERRHVLGGCSTTEELWPGFKVSTASYVVSLLLPEIIRDLKLKQNGLKILPRDPASFTPTDDGRYLLLGHDVHSNAKEIAKFSQSDAENYPKYNELLERIAAVVEPILMQTAPDPLPMPKDWRSIPITKRIRDTSRLWNFYQTFGKLGGEIPEAIELLSGAARPILERWFESEPLRATLATDAIIGAFASISSPGTAYVLLHHVMGEAGGKRGVWGFVEGGMGGIAAALAKTCEELGVTIVREAPVEKIMTSEHGTQGVQIADGTTYDAKVVASSVDANLTFRKFLNPKQLPADFLRAISNIDYASASAKINLALAEPPQFTAYPEQGLSPIHRGTMHISPTMDYIERAYDDAKYGRPSEEPILEMTMPTSVDKTIAPEGKHILSIFVQYAPYQLRDANWDDIKESFADRCVEKIGQYAPNVPAAVMHRQVLSPLDLERVYGLTGGNIMQGAMNFNQLFAMRPIPGWADHRTPIKGLYLCGAASHPGGGVMGACGKNAAVEILRDF, from the coding sequence ATGGCAACCAGTGGAGGCTACTACGATTGCGTCGTTATCGGCGCAGGACACAACGGGCTGATTACTGCAGCCTATCTTGCCAAAGCTGGAAAGAAGGTTGCCGTTCTTGAGCGTCGGCACGTGCTCGGTGGTTGTTCGACGACCGAAGAGCTTTGGCCTGGATTCAAAGTCTCGACGGCCTCGTATGTTGTCAGTCTGCTTTTGCCTGAGATTATTCGGGATCTTAAGCTCAAGCAAAACGGCCTCAAAATCTTGCCCCGCGATCCTGCGTCGTTCACGCCGACCGATGATGGACGTTACTTGCTTTTGGGGCACGACGTCCACTCGAACGCTAAAGAGATTGCCAAGTTCAGTCAGAGTGACGCGGAGAATTATCCGAAATACAACGAATTGTTAGAGCGTATCGCAGCCGTTGTCGAGCCGATCCTTATGCAGACGGCGCCTGATCCGTTGCCGATGCCGAAAGATTGGCGAAGCATCCCTATCACCAAGCGAATTCGCGACACCTCTCGGCTTTGGAACTTCTATCAAACGTTCGGCAAGCTAGGAGGTGAAATTCCGGAAGCGATCGAACTTTTGTCCGGGGCGGCGCGGCCGATCTTAGAACGTTGGTTTGAAAGCGAACCACTTCGCGCGACCCTGGCCACCGATGCCATTATCGGAGCGTTTGCATCGATCTCGTCGCCGGGAACAGCTTACGTGCTGCTGCATCACGTGATGGGCGAAGCTGGCGGAAAACGCGGCGTCTGGGGCTTCGTCGAAGGGGGCATGGGCGGGATCGCTGCGGCCCTCGCGAAAACCTGCGAAGAGCTTGGTGTGACAATCGTACGCGAAGCGCCGGTAGAAAAGATCATGACTTCCGAGCACGGTACCCAAGGCGTTCAGATCGCCGATGGTACGACCTACGACGCGAAAGTTGTCGCCTCAAGTGTCGACGCGAATTTGACGTTCCGAAAGTTTCTAAATCCGAAACAGCTGCCGGCCGATTTTCTGCGAGCGATTTCAAATATCGATTACGCTTCGGCGTCTGCGAAGATCAACTTGGCGTTGGCGGAACCGCCGCAGTTTACGGCTTATCCTGAGCAGGGATTGAGCCCCATACATCGCGGGACGATGCACATCTCGCCTACCATGGATTACATCGAGCGTGCCTACGACGATGCCAAGTATGGTCGACCAAGCGAAGAGCCGATTTTGGAAATGACGATGCCAACTTCGGTCGACAAAACCATTGCCCCGGAAGGGAAGCACATTTTGTCGATCTTCGTGCAGTATGCCCCTTACCAACTCCGGGATGCGAACTGGGACGACATCAAGGAATCGTTCGCCGACCGCTGTGTCGAAAAGATCGGCCAATACGCACCAAACGTCCCTGCTGCGGTGATGCATCGACAGGTGCTTTCGCCACTCGACTTAGAGCGTGTCTACGGACTCACTGGGGGCAATATCATGCAAGGGGCGATGAACTTCAATCAGTTATTCGCCATGCGTCCCATTCCTGGCTGGGCCGATCATCGTACGCCGATCAAGGGACTTTATCTTTGCGGAGCGGCTAGTCACCCCGGCGGTGGCGTTATGGGGGCATGCGGTAAGAATGCGGCTGTCGAAATCTTGCGCGACTTCTAA
- a CDS encoding DNA-binding domain-containing protein: protein MDNAKSIPADLPILQKWMQSVITNVGGVEQGIQSDEARRLINIDAAEVESVVTRSEKRTSLERLEVYANAYYARLIECLKSIYPLFARSVGDELFDQFALAYLQQHPSTSYTLNRLGDQFPEFLEVTSPTYRTDEWSLEDFLVGLAVTERSIDQIFDGPGYEGQEVVSSKQLEGIEPEAFAEATFTMVPCLRIHSFPFPVNDFITAVKQDANAPIPAFQPSYLALTRREFVVRRVPLNRFEYFVLSGLAAGGTVNQAIHGALIEVGEPENLSQSLAAAFQKFAAEQFFFTIEL from the coding sequence ATGGATAACGCCAAGTCGATTCCTGCGGACTTGCCGATCTTGCAAAAGTGGATGCAGTCGGTCATTACCAACGTGGGTGGCGTAGAGCAGGGCATTCAATCCGACGAAGCTCGCCGATTGATCAACATCGATGCAGCCGAGGTCGAATCGGTCGTTACTCGCAGCGAGAAACGGACGAGCCTGGAGCGTTTGGAAGTTTACGCAAACGCCTACTATGCGCGGCTGATTGAGTGCCTGAAATCGATCTATCCACTGTTTGCCAGGTCGGTAGGGGACGAACTGTTCGACCAATTTGCGCTCGCCTATCTTCAGCAGCATCCATCGACGTCGTACACCCTCAATCGACTGGGAGATCAGTTTCCTGAGTTCCTTGAAGTGACCAGTCCGACGTACCGAACCGATGAGTGGAGCCTGGAAGACTTTCTGGTAGGCCTTGCCGTTACCGAACGTTCGATCGACCAGATCTTCGACGGCCCCGGCTACGAAGGACAAGAGGTCGTCTCTTCAAAGCAGTTGGAAGGCATTGAACCTGAAGCGTTCGCTGAGGCAACGTTTACGATGGTGCCCTGCCTGCGGATCCATTCGTTTCCCTTCCCCGTGAACGACTTCATCACGGCGGTCAAGCAAGATGCGAACGCCCCGATCCCTGCGTTTCAGCCCAGTTACTTGGCCCTGACGCGGCGCGAGTTCGTCGTCCGCCGCGTTCCTTTGAACCGCTTCGAATACTTCGTATTGTCGGGTCTTGCCGCCGGCGGGACAGTCAATCAGGCCATTCATGGGGCTCTCATTGAAGTAGGCGAGCCGGAGAATCTTTCGCAGTCGCTAGCAGCCGCATTTCAGAAATTTGCAGCCGAACAGTTCTTTTTCACAATCGAACTGTGA
- a CDS encoding DUF692 domain-containing protein, whose protein sequence is MPQPRLGHENLGLGVGLRAPHFSHILEYWPAVDWFEIISENYIDSQGRPRYVLDQIAERYPIVMHGVSLSIGSTDPLDFDYLKKLKTLSTAIDAKWISDHVCWTGVAGKNTHDLLPIPYNEETLQHVASRVRQVQDFLEQPLILEDPSSYVTFAASTMHEWEFLSALTEETGCGLLLDVNNVYVSAINHDFDPAEYIENLPWESIVQFHLAGHTNMGDYCIDTHDGQVIDPVWQLYRLAHQRTGGVSTLLEWDANIPDFATMHAEVLKAKKFIAGESISVESPSQETATTVPHPAHRIEHEVN, encoded by the coding sequence ATGCCACAGCCTCGGCTTGGCCACGAAAACTTGGGACTTGGGGTTGGCCTTCGAGCCCCCCACTTCTCGCACATTTTAGAGTATTGGCCGGCGGTCGATTGGTTCGAGATCATCTCCGAGAACTACATCGACTCGCAAGGCCGACCGCGGTACGTCTTGGATCAAATTGCCGAACGTTACCCTATCGTGATGCATGGGGTTTCCCTTTCAATTGGCAGCACAGACCCGCTCGACTTCGACTATCTGAAAAAGCTGAAAACGCTTTCTACTGCGATCGATGCAAAGTGGATTTCCGATCACGTTTGCTGGACTGGGGTGGCCGGCAAGAACACGCACGACTTGCTGCCGATTCCTTACAACGAAGAAACTTTGCAACATGTAGCTTCACGCGTACGCCAGGTTCAAGACTTTCTCGAGCAGCCTCTCATCCTGGAAGATCCGAGCAGCTACGTAACCTTCGCTGCGTCGACGATGCACGAGTGGGAATTTCTCTCAGCGCTCACGGAAGAGACCGGGTGCGGTCTGCTACTGGATGTCAACAACGTTTACGTTTCCGCGATTAATCACGACTTCGATCCGGCCGAGTATATCGAAAACCTACCGTGGGAGAGCATCGTCCAGTTCCATCTCGCCGGTCATACCAATATGGGCGATTACTGCATTGATACCCACGACGGCCAGGTAATCGATCCGGTTTGGCAACTGTATCGTTTGGCTCATCAGCGCACCGGAGGTGTTTCGACTTTGCTGGAATGGGACGCCAACATTCCAGACTTCGCTACGATGCACGCCGAAGTGCTTAAGGCGAAGAAGTTCATCGCTGGAGAGTCGATCTCAGTCGAGTCTCCTTCCCAGGAAACGGCCACGACCGTTCCTCATCCGGCTCATCGCATCGAGCATGAAGTGAACTAG
- a CDS encoding aminotransferase class V-fold PLP-dependent enzyme, which produces MATFDVESQLDVERIRADFPILHQVDEENNPLVYLDNGASSQRPKSVIDCLSDVYEKRYANVHRGAHRLSGESTDLFEVARRSIQTFLGAKSEHEVIFTSGTTMGINLVARSWGDANVSQGDEILLTEMEHHSNLVPWQQLAERTGATIRAIPITEDGQLDLDFLPKVLTDRTKVVAVAAVSNVLGTINPISYITEAAHAVGAKVVVDAAQAVPHEAIDVTGWDADFVAFSGHKMLGPSGVGVLYGKQQLLEEMPPFLGGGSMIDMVEIDRFTPAMLPAKFEAGTPPIADAIAMKPAIEYLENVGLARILQHEQSLANYAHELLADVPGLRILGPDVSKKAGIVSFVIDGLAASDIATFLDGRGIAVREGHHCTLPLHKKLGISASVRASFYLYNTREEVEKLADAVKTTVDFFG; this is translated from the coding sequence ATGGCCACTTTCGACGTGGAATCGCAACTGGACGTTGAGCGCATCCGAGCCGATTTCCCCATTCTGCATCAAGTCGACGAAGAGAACAATCCGCTGGTTTACCTCGACAACGGTGCCAGCAGCCAACGCCCGAAGTCGGTGATCGACTGTTTAAGTGACGTCTACGAAAAGCGTTACGCGAATGTGCACCGAGGGGCTCATCGACTCAGTGGCGAATCGACCGACCTGTTTGAAGTGGCTCGTCGTTCGATTCAAACATTTTTGGGAGCGAAATCCGAACACGAGGTGATTTTCACCAGCGGAACGACCATGGGGATCAATCTAGTCGCTCGAAGCTGGGGAGATGCGAACGTTTCCCAGGGCGACGAGATATTGCTGACCGAAATGGAGCATCACTCGAACCTCGTTCCCTGGCAGCAGTTGGCCGAGCGAACCGGAGCAACGATTCGAGCGATTCCTATTACGGAAGATGGCCAGCTCGATCTCGACTTTCTTCCCAAAGTCTTGACCGACAGGACGAAAGTGGTTGCCGTTGCGGCCGTGTCTAATGTCCTGGGAACGATCAACCCGATTTCGTACATCACCGAAGCGGCCCACGCGGTGGGTGCTAAAGTAGTGGTCGATGCCGCCCAGGCTGTTCCTCACGAAGCAATCGACGTGACGGGTTGGGACGCCGACTTTGTGGCGTTTAGTGGCCATAAAATGCTAGGGCCGTCCGGCGTCGGCGTACTGTACGGAAAGCAGCAGCTCTTGGAAGAAATGCCGCCGTTCCTCGGGGGCGGAAGCATGATCGACATGGTCGAGATCGATCGATTCACACCAGCCATGCTGCCGGCTAAATTTGAAGCCGGCACACCTCCGATTGCTGACGCGATTGCGATGAAACCGGCCATTGAGTACCTGGAAAACGTTGGTCTCGCTCGCATTTTGCAGCACGAACAGTCACTGGCAAACTATGCCCATGAACTGCTTGCCGATGTGCCAGGGCTACGAATCTTAGGACCTGACGTCAGCAAAAAAGCAGGCATCGTCAGCTTCGTGATCGACGGACTCGCGGCAAGCGATATTGCGACATTCCTCGATGGTCGCGGAATTGCCGTACGAGAAGGACACCACTGCACGTTGCCACTGCATAAGAAGTTGGGCATCAGCGCAAGTGTGCGAGCCAGTTTCTATCTGTACAATACTCGGGAAGAAGTAGAAAAGCTGGCCGACGCAGTGAAGACCACCGTCGACTTTTTCGGGTAG
- a CDS encoding class I SAM-dependent methyltransferase, whose protein sequence is MSLASDLKVLYHLAVKPVKGDNHAERLDSFYSGQAGAYDDFRKRLLKGREEMYRSIAPPQDAVWVDMGGGTGSNLEFISDRIGNLKQAYVVDLASSLLKVCDDRIQERGWSNVKTVEADATTWTPEEGYADVVTFSYSLTMIPDWFAAIDNALRILKPGGTIGIVDFYVSRKFPDETLKRHSWFSRSFWPVWFASDNVFPSRDHLPYLRRHFETNKLEENRAKVPYLLWFKTPYYIFTGTKRES, encoded by the coding sequence ATGAGCCTGGCTTCGGACTTGAAAGTCTTGTATCACCTGGCCGTCAAACCGGTTAAAGGTGACAACCACGCAGAACGCCTGGACAGCTTTTACAGCGGTCAGGCCGGAGCATATGACGACTTTCGCAAGCGTCTGCTCAAAGGGCGGGAAGAAATGTACCGCTCGATTGCCCCCCCTCAAGATGCCGTTTGGGTCGACATGGGTGGCGGAACGGGATCGAACCTGGAGTTCATTTCCGACCGAATTGGCAACCTCAAGCAGGCATACGTGGTCGATCTTGCTTCGTCGCTGCTCAAAGTCTGCGATGACCGCATCCAGGAACGTGGCTGGTCAAATGTCAAAACGGTGGAAGCGGACGCAACCACTTGGACGCCTGAGGAAGGGTATGCCGACGTCGTTACGTTTTCCTATTCGTTGACGATGATCCCAGACTGGTTCGCCGCGATTGACAATGCTCTGCGAATTTTGAAGCCAGGCGGCACCATTGGCATCGTCGACTTTTACGTGTCGCGGAAATTCCCGGATGAGACTCTCAAGCGACATTCGTGGTTTTCGCGGAGCTTTTGGCCGGTTTGGTTTGCGTCAGATAACGTGTTTCCGTCGCGAGACCATCTCCCCTATTTGCGTCGACACTTCGAAACCAACAAACTGGAAGAGAATCGCGCCAAGGTTCCCTACCTGCTGTGGTTCAAAACGCCGTACTACATCTTTACCGGCACCAAACGCGAATCGTAA
- a CDS encoding twin-arginine translocation signal domain-containing protein has product MSQKDYTRRDFHKLSAAALSGMMAAGAIGCGSQAKPTTSDSDAPSDETDTSTVAKHACRGLNECKGQGAKGTNECAGAGTCATVEHHVCGGHNECKGQGGCGKTPGANECKGKGGCHVPMSGGMWEKARDLFEERMKEKGVELKPAPEAAA; this is encoded by the coding sequence ATGTCCCAAAAAGATTACACCCGCCGCGACTTTCACAAGCTTTCAGCCGCTGCGTTAAGTGGCATGATGGCAGCCGGAGCAATCGGCTGTGGTTCTCAGGCCAAACCAACCACATCCGACAGCGACGCCCCCTCCGACGAAACCGATACCTCCACGGTCGCCAAGCATGCTTGTCGTGGCTTGAACGAGTGCAAAGGGCAAGGCGCCAAAGGCACCAACGAATGTGCAGGCGCCGGGACGTGTGCCACCGTTGAGCATCACGTTTGTGGTGGCCACAACGAGTGCAAAGGGCAGGGCGGTTGCGGCAAAACGCCTGGTGCGAATGAATGCAAAGGCAAAGGCGGTTGCCATGTGCCGATGAGTGGTGGCATGTGGGAGAAGGCCCGCGACTTGTTCGAGGAACGCATGAAGGAAAAAGGCGTCGAACTGAAGCCAGCTCCGGAAGCCGCCGCCTAA